One Cupriavidus taiwanensis LMG 19424 DNA segment encodes these proteins:
- a CDS encoding SDR family NAD(P)-dependent oxidoreductase has protein sequence MDRRKLILNGVQLGAGLAMAPLLTVGTAMAQSPSNSAKASGSTPDRRSPGRKSRIFITGSSDGLGHAAARTLLGEGHEVVVHVRSQARLPAVRALVDQGAIATIGDLSDLDQTRDLARQVNAIGTMDAVIHNAGILSGPGVLVVNVVAPYLLTALIRRPRRLIYLSSSMHKGGRTSLDGIDWSGRTGTAGYSESKLFITTLAAAVARLWPDVYSNAVDPGWVPTKMGGANAPDDLRLGHLTQEWLATSNDPRALTSGGYWYHQRLQPPHAVVHDTRFQDRLLAELARVTGTRLV, from the coding sequence ATGGACCGCCGCAAACTTATTTTGAACGGTGTGCAACTGGGTGCGGGGCTGGCCATGGCGCCGCTGCTGACCGTCGGTACCGCGATGGCGCAATCCCCCTCCAATTCGGCGAAAGCGTCCGGTAGTACGCCCGATCGACGAAGCCCCGGACGAAAATCCCGCATCTTTATCACTGGCTCGTCCGATGGTCTCGGCCATGCCGCGGCGCGGACGCTGCTTGGCGAGGGGCACGAGGTCGTCGTGCACGTTCGCTCCCAGGCGCGGCTGCCCGCCGTCAGGGCGCTGGTGGACCAGGGTGCCATCGCAACCATCGGCGACCTTTCCGACCTGGACCAGACACGGGATCTCGCGCGCCAGGTCAATGCCATTGGCACGATGGACGCGGTGATCCACAACGCGGGAATCTTGTCCGGGCCCGGGGTTCTGGTTGTCAACGTCGTCGCGCCGTACCTGCTCACGGCGCTGATCCGGCGCCCCAGGCGGTTGATCTACCTGAGCAGCAGCATGCACAAAGGTGGCCGGACGAGTCTTGACGGCATCGACTGGTCCGGGCGTACCGGGACAGCCGGCTATTCGGAAAGCAAGCTTTTCATCACGACCCTGGCGGCTGCCGTGGCGCGGCTGTGGCCCGACGTGTACAGCAACGCCGTCGATCCGGGCTGGGTTCCCACCAAGATGGGTGGCGCGAATGCGCCAGACGACCTTCGACTGGGACATCTGACCCAGGAGTGGCTGGCGACCAGCAACGATCCGCGGGCGCTGACCAGCGGAGGGTATTGGTATCACCAGCGGCTGCAGCCGCCGCATGCCGTCGTGCACGACACGCGATTTCAAGACCGGTTGCTGGCCGAGCTGGCCCGCGTGACAGGAACAAGACTGGTCTAG